In Fusarium oxysporum f. sp. lycopersici 4287 chromosome 11, whole genome shotgun sequence, the following are encoded in one genomic region:
- a CDS encoding cytochrome P450 oxidoreductase (At least one base has a quality score < 10), with the protein MASIVSPGDEAVVSNASLTFKDDISNSNGLLSSYLNGYSNTQILLTILVVLIAYDQCIYLWRKGPIAGPAFKIPFMGPFIRALYPKFDHYLAQWASGPLSCVSVFHKFVVLASDRDIAHKVFKSPTYAKPCIVPMAETLLRPSAWVFLQGKAHTEYRKGLNGLFVNKALSTYLPVQEKVYDDYFGRFVAASEANKGKPMAFMRLFREINCALSCRTFFGDYISQDAVEKIADDFYEVTAALELVNVPLSVYIPFTKCWKGKRTADAVLAEFAKCAAACKANMASGAEPRCIVDQWVLHMMESKKYYDRIAAGEEGVEKPRNLIREFTDDEIGQTMFTFLFASQDASSSATTWLFQVLAQRPDVLDRLREENLAVRNGNRHQPFELPMLESLPYTNAVIKELLRYRPPVIFVPYEATKSFPVTPKYTVSKGTLIVPTCYPALHDPQAYPNPETFDPDRWITGDAESKTKNWLVFGAGPHDCLARKYVPLTMAAMIGKASLELDWVHHATSRSEEIRVFATLFPEDECQLVFTKRE; encoded by the exons ATGGCATCTATAGTCAGCCCCGGAGATGAGGCAGTTGTCAGCAACGCCAGCTTGACCTTTAAAGATGACATATCCAACAGTAATGGGCTGCTCTCAAGCTACCTTAATGGCTACAGCAATACTCAAATACTCCTCACGATCCTAGTTGTCTTGATTGCATACGATCAATGCATTTATCTTTGGCGTAAGGGCCCAATTGCCGGTCCAGCTTTCAAGATCCCTTTCATGGGCCCCTTCATCCGAGCCCTCTATCCCAAGTTCGACCACTATCTTGCTCAATGGGCTAGCGGTCCTCTGAGTTGCGTTTCGGTGTTCCACAA GTTCGTCGTCCTCGCCTCCGACCGAGATATCGCACACAAAGTGTTCAAGTCCCCAACATACGCCAAACCATGCATCGTCCCCATGGCCGAAACCCTCCTGCGACCAAGCGCCTGGGTCTTCCTTCAAGGCAAGGCACATACTGAGTACCGCAAAGGACTCAACGGGCTCTTTGTCAACAAAGCTCTCAGCACTTACCTACCCGTCCAGGAGAAGGTATACGATGATTACTTCGGCCGGTTCGTAGCAGCAAGCGAGGCCAACAAGGGGAAGCCTATGGCATTCATGCGTCTTTTCCGAGAGATCAATTGCGCTCTCTCTTGTCGAACGTTCTTTGGGGATTACATATCTCAAGATGCTGTCGAGAAGATCGCTGACGACTTTTATGAGGTCACGGCTGCCCTTGAGCTCGTCAACGTACCTCTCTCCGTCTACATCCCCTTTACAAAGTGTTGGAAAGGAAAGCGTACAGCAGATGCTGTGCTAGCTGAGTTCGCAAAGTGTGCTGCAGCTTGTAAGGCTAATATGGCTTCTGGTGCTGAGCCACGATGTATCGTTGATCAATGGGTTTTGCACATGATGGAGTCCAAGAAATACTACGATCGTATTGCTGCGGGAGAAGAGGGAGTTGAGAAACCACGAAACTTGATACGTGAGTTTACAGACGATGAAATCGGGCAGACCATGTTCACCTTCTTGTTCGCCTCCCAAGATGCCTCCAGCAGCGCCACTACGTGGCTATTCCAGGTCCTCGCTCAACGCCCCGATGTTCTCGATCGTCTTCGAGAAGAGAATCTCGCCGTACGAAACGGTAACAGGCACCAACCCTTCGAGCTACCAATGCTCGAGTCCCTTCCCTACACCAACGCAGTCATTAAAGAGCTTCTTCGATATCGTCCTCCAGTCATATTTGTCCCCTATGAGGCTACCAAATCCTTCCCTGTCACACCCAAGTACACAGTATCCAAAGGCACTCTCATCGTCCCTACGTGCTATCCCGCGCTTCACGATCCTCAAGCCTATCCAAACCCTGAGACTTTTGACCCTGACCGATGGATCACGGGTGATGCCGAGTCCAAGACAAAGAATTGGCTTGTCTTTGGAGCTGGTCCTCACGATTGCCTGGCTCGCAAGTACGTTCCGCTAACTATGGCTGCCATGATTGGCAAGGCTTCTCTAGAACTAGACTGGGTGCATCATGCAACCAGCCGTTCGGAGGAGATTAGAGTGTTTGCTACTTTATTTCCTGAG GATGAATGCCAGCTGGTCTTCACCAAGAGAGAGTAG
- a CDS encoding hypothetical protein (At least one base has a quality score < 10) gives MHSSNTLSLLLAAFSGYASALPHYPAPPVPGVPGDHHPPGPPGPRGPRGPPSPPSPPSPSAPAPGPPHVSPPGVPTAQVCNGTYQGKHDTTYDHDLFLGMPYAQPPVGPLRFSSPKSLDKAWKGPRSATEFGWMCIGYGSDTQSLGNPVNEDCLTINIVRPSGVKAGDELPVGLWVHGGSYTNGGSRDPRYNLSYIVDQSVKEGKPIVAASINYRVSQWGFLFSEEMQKQNAGNLGFKDQRLAMRWLQDNVAAFGGSPDKVTIWGESAGARSLGMQLVAYEGQHNSLFRAAVLESGSPVALFNEASDWQEYYDALVKKTGCDSASDNLECLRGLPWETLNNIFNNTTPLDVTAPTLTAVIDGDFMTAQASKLLLAGKFAHVPLLMGNNFDEGTAYGKKGINTTEQFQSWLSSLGLSQTQVATATTLYPDIPDEGIPASFIGRPTNEYGSQWKRAAAFAGDFQQHAGRRLLAQVYSASSIPVFSYLWNVYVNGLPAILGATHFQEVAFVFNNVKGVGYKPNPFEGKPETFVELADLMSKMWVSFMHDLTPNTVKTAPSHVTWPQYTLAEPLNIVFDVNKTDLSYTAVDNVRKEEVAFLLDSVFA, from the exons ATGCATTCCTCAAACACACTAAGCCTGCTCTTGGCGGCTTTCTCTGGTTATGCTTCTGCCCTTCCTCATTACCCTGCCCCTCCTGTTCCTGGCGTTCCTGGcgatcatcatcctcctgGACCTCCTGGCCCTCGAGGACCTCGAGGACCTCCCAGTCCCCCTTCCcctccctctccctctgctCCCGCTCCCGGCCCTCCCCACGTTTCCCCTCCAGGCGTTCCTACTGCTCAAGTCTGCAACGGAACTTACCAGGGCAAGCATGACACCACGTATGATCATGATCTGTTCCTTGGTATGCCCTATGCCCAACCTCCCGTAGGCCCGTTGCGTTTCTCTTCGCCCAAGTCTCTTGATAAGGCCTGGAAGGGACCTCGATCTGCCACTGAGTTCGGATGGATGTGTATTGGTTACGGCTCTGATACCCAGAGCCTCGGTAACCCTGTCAATGAGGACTGCTTGACCATTAACATCGTACGACCTTCTGGTGTCAAGGCCGGAGATGAGCTCCCCGTTGGTCTTTGGGTTCATGGAGGC AGCTATACAAACGGCGGTTCCCGAGACCCTAGGTATAACCTGAGCTACATCGTTGATCAATCCGTCAAGGAGGGTAAGCCCATTGTCGCTGCCTCCATCAACTACCGTGTGTCGCAATGGGGTTTCCTCTTCAGCGAAGAGATGCAGAAGCAGAATGCTGGTAACTTGGGCTTCAAGGATCAGCGCCTGGCTATGAGATGGCTTCAGGACAACGTCGCGGCCTTCGGTGGTAGCCCCGACAAGGTCACTATCTGGGGAGAGTCTGCTGGCGCTCGATCCCTGGGTATGCAGCTTGTCGCTTACGAGGGCCAGCACAACAGCCTCTTCCGTGCTGCTGTTCTCGAGTCAGGTAGCCCTGTTGCACTGTTCAATGAGGCTTCTGATTGGCAGGAGTACTATGACgctcttgtcaagaagactgGATGCGACTCTGCCTCCGACAACCTCGAGTGTCTTCGTGGCCTTCCTTGGGAGaccctcaacaacatcttcaacaacactaCCCCTCTCGACGTCACCGCCCCTACTCTCACTGCTGTTATCGACGGTGACTTCATGACCGCCCAGGCCTCTAAGCTACTTCTGGCTGGCAAGTTCGCTCACGTTCCTCTTCTCATGGGTAACAACTTCGATGAGGGTACTGCCTACGGTAAGAAGGGTATCAACACTACCGAGCAGTTTCAGTCCTGGCTCTCCAGCCTCGGCCTCAGCCAGACTCAGGTCGCTACTGCTACTACTCTGTACCCTGATATCCCTGATGAGGGGATCCCCGCATCTTTCATTGGCCGTCCTACCAACGAGTATGGCTCCCAGTGGAAGCGTGCCGCCGCCTTCGCTGGTGACTTCCAACAGCACGCTGGACGACGTCTCTTGGCCCAGGTCTACTCGGCCTCTTCCATCCCCGTCTTCTCCTACCTCTGGAACGTTTACGTCAATGGCCTTCCCGCCATCCTTGGAGCTACCCACTTCCAGGAGGTTGCTTTCGTCTTCAACAACGTTAAGGGCGTTGGTTACAAGCCCAACCCCTTTGAAGGCAAGCCCGAGACTTTCGTTGAGCTTGCTGACCTCATGAGCAAGATGTGGGTTTCTTTCATGCACGACTTGACCCCCAATACTGTCAAAACTGCTCCCAGCCATGTTACCTGGCCTCAGTACACGCTTGCAGAGCCTCTTAACATTGTCTTCGATGTCAACAAGACTGACCTCAGCTACACTGCTGTCGACAACGTCCGAAaggaggaggttgctttcCTCCTCGACAGTGTCTTTGCTTAA
- a CDS encoding alcohol dehydrogenase produces the protein MSRYSAAHENPQGPGDARPTALQIIEDEGVEGKLKGKVIVITGTSSGIGIETARALAKTGAKLFLTARNLDKAKKACGEFFDASQMEFIELDLTSFDSVRAAAKNILDKTDKINILVENAGVMAFPELEFTKDGHEMQFGVNYLAHFLFFELLKPALLAAVTPELNSRVVVLASSAHQRSGINDSDNYNFQKGGYEPWVSYGQSKTADIYLANEIDRRYGAQGLHATSVHPGGILTELSRYIPPEHLQALASSDTAKKMIKSPEQGAATTVWAAIGKQWENAGGRYLENCEEAPPAKQIDPHFGKGYAPHAYDPEREARLWEDALKIVGLA, from the coding sequence ATGTCTCGATACTCTGCTGCACATGAAAACCCGCAGGGTCCTGGCGACGCCAGACCTACTGCCCTCCAAATCATCGAAGATGAGGGCGTAGAAggcaagctcaagggcaaagtcatcgtcatcaccgGAACTTCTTCTGGTATTGGCATTGAGACCGCCAGAGCCCTTGCGAAAACTGGAGCCAAGTTGTTCTTGACTGCAAGAAACCTCGacaaggcgaagaaggccTGCGGAGAATTCTTCGATGCCAGTCAAATGGAGTTCATCGAGCTCGACCTGACTTCCTTCGACAGTGTTCGtgctgctgccaagaacATCTTAGATAAAAccgacaagatcaacattCTGGTCGAGAATGCCGGTGTCATGGCTTTCCCAGAACTAGAGTTCACGAAGGACGGCCATGAGATGCAGTTCGGAGTCAACTATCTCGCAcatttcttgttcttcgagcttctcaagccAGCCTTGCTCGCGGCCGTGACTCCCGAGCTCAACTCCCGAGTCGTTGTTCTTGCTTCATCAGCACACCAACGTAGCGGGATCAACGACTCTGACAACTATAACTTCCAGAAGGGCGGTTACGAACCATGGGTCTCCTATGGTCAATCCAAGACGGCTGATATCTACCTCGCCAATGAGATAGACCGTCGATACGGTGCTCAAGGCTTACACGCGACAAGTGTTCACCCCGGAGGCATCTTGACCGAGCTTTCAAGATATATTCCCCCGGAGCACCTACAGGCTCTTGCTAGTAGCGACACGGCTAAGAAGATGATAAAGAGCCCCGAGCAGGGCGCTGCGACGACAGTCTGGGCGGCTATCGGTAAGCAGTGGGAAAACgctggaggaagatatctGGAGAACTGTGAGGAGGCGCCTCCAGCGAAGCAGATTGATCCTCACTTCGGCAAAGGGTATGCGCCACATGCATATGACCCAGAGCGCGAGGCTCGACTTTGGGAGGACGCGCTCAAGATTgttggcttggcttga